The Pirellulales bacterium genome has a segment encoding these proteins:
- a CDS encoding FeoB-associated Cys-rich membrane protein, whose product MPHTADELLTFAIVAAAAGYLARRAWGVFKSRRQGGCGSCAGCPSESAAIKRAPQVFGIDQLLEPIARRPR is encoded by the coding sequence ATGCCTCACACCGCCGACGAATTGCTGACGTTTGCGATCGTGGCCGCGGCCGCCGGCTACCTGGCGCGGCGCGCCTGGGGTGTCTTCAAGTCCCGGCGGCAGGGCGGGTGCGGTTCCTGCGCTGGCTGCCCGAGCGAATCGGCGGCCATCAAACGCGCGCCACAAGTATTCGGCATCGATCAGCTGCTCGAGCCCATTGCGAGAAGGCCGCGGTAA